A genome region from Rhodopirellula islandica includes the following:
- a CDS encoding DUF1844 domain-containing protein, translating into MTNSDPKENEPDESPQIVVDSDWKEQVAKEKEALADQPDADPTEVAPSSEPVDESTEATAMPTGGAQLPPASFEVLVSMLFTQGMSALGQIPMPGQTEGHVDKAMAKHSIDTLEMLVGKTEGNLSDDESKMLGEATHALRMAYVSTRG; encoded by the coding sequence ATGACAAACTCTGATCCCAAAGAAAACGAACCAGACGAGTCGCCTCAAATCGTGGTGGACTCGGATTGGAAAGAACAGGTCGCCAAAGAGAAAGAAGCCTTGGCCGACCAGCCCGATGCCGATCCGACCGAAGTCGCCCCCAGCAGCGAACCCGTGGATGAATCGACGGAAGCGACCGCAATGCCCACCGGCGGGGCTCAGCTTCCGCCAGCCAGCTTTGAAGTCCTGGTCTCCATGCTGTTCACGCAAGGCATGAGTGCACTCGGCCAAATCCCGATGCCAGGTCAAACGGAAGGCCACGTCGACAAGGCAATGGCCAAGCATTCGATTGACACCCTGGAAATGCTGGTCGGGAAGACCGAAGGCAACTTGTCGGACGACGAATCAAAGATGTTGGGCGAAGCGACGCACGCGTTGAGGATGGCCTACGTCAGCACACGCGGTTAG
- a CDS encoding CTP synthase — MTKHIFVTGGVVSSLGKGLTSASIGMVLERRGLRVRMQKLDPYINVDPGTMSPYQHGEVYVLDDGSETDLDLGHYERFTSGELNRDCNYTTGQIYLSVIEKERRGQFLGKTVQVIPHVTNEIKRVIKRMGGDDVDVVITEIGGTVGDIESLPFLEAIRQFSLDAGRENCLYMHLTLVPYLKAADELKTKPTQHSVGQLREIGIQPDVLVCRCERSISRDDRDKIALFCNVEPEAVIEEKDKDFSIYEVPLSLVDNKLDELIVKKLGLTSAGSLDMTPWNDLLHRLRNPRHEISIAVVGKYAEHKDAYKSIYESLDHAGMHHDAQIRIGRIQSSDIEREGAERLLSGYHGILVPGGFGERGVEGKVQAIQFARERNVPFFGICLGMQTAVIEYGRNVLGLEKAHSTEFDKDTPHPVICLLDDQQNVTDLGGTMRLGSQPTKLVADSKAMQSYDREDIEERHRHRYEFNNEYRKAFEDAGMRFTGLSPDGGLVEIVEIDAHPWFLAAQFHPEFKSKPLKSHPLFTDFIEAAINRRKQRVTEEIASESEKPNAS; from the coding sequence ATGACTAAACACATTTTTGTTACCGGCGGCGTTGTCAGTTCTCTCGGCAAAGGCCTGACCAGTGCATCGATCGGCATGGTTCTCGAACGCCGCGGGCTTCGAGTTCGAATGCAGAAACTGGATCCGTACATCAACGTCGATCCTGGGACAATGAGCCCTTACCAGCACGGCGAGGTCTACGTCTTGGACGATGGGTCCGAAACCGATCTCGACCTCGGGCACTATGAGCGATTCACTTCTGGCGAGTTGAATCGCGATTGCAACTACACCACCGGGCAAATTTATTTGTCGGTGATCGAAAAAGAGCGGCGTGGCCAGTTCTTGGGAAAGACCGTGCAGGTCATCCCGCACGTCACCAACGAAATCAAACGCGTCATCAAGCGAATGGGCGGCGACGATGTGGACGTCGTGATCACCGAAATTGGTGGCACGGTGGGCGACATCGAGAGCCTTCCATTCCTCGAAGCGATCCGCCAGTTCTCGCTCGACGCCGGTCGCGAAAATTGCCTGTACATGCACCTGACGTTGGTGCCGTACCTCAAGGCTGCGGACGAACTGAAAACCAAACCGACCCAGCACTCGGTCGGTCAACTGCGGGAAATTGGTATCCAGCCGGACGTTTTGGTTTGTCGCTGCGAGCGATCGATCAGCCGCGACGACCGAGACAAAATCGCGTTGTTCTGCAACGTGGAACCCGAAGCGGTCATCGAAGAAAAGGACAAGGACTTTTCGATTTACGAAGTCCCGTTGTCACTGGTCGACAACAAACTGGACGAATTGATCGTCAAGAAACTGGGCCTGACATCGGCAGGCAGTTTGGACATGACCCCGTGGAACGATTTGCTGCATCGCTTGCGCAATCCACGACACGAGATTTCGATCGCCGTCGTCGGCAAATACGCCGAGCACAAAGACGCGTACAAGTCGATCTACGAATCGCTTGACCACGCTGGAATGCACCACGACGCGCAGATCCGGATCGGGCGGATTCAAAGCAGTGACATCGAGCGGGAAGGTGCCGAACGATTGCTCAGTGGATACCACGGGATCCTCGTCCCAGGTGGCTTTGGCGAACGTGGTGTCGAAGGCAAAGTCCAGGCGATCCAGTTTGCTCGCGAACGCAACGTGCCGTTCTTCGGCATTTGCTTGGGCATGCAAACGGCCGTGATCGAATATGGCCGAAACGTGCTGGGGCTTGAAAAAGCCCACTCGACTGAATTTGACAAAGACACCCCGCACCCCGTCATTTGTCTGCTGGACGACCAACAAAACGTGACCGACCTGGGTGGGACAATGCGACTGGGGAGCCAGCCAACCAAACTGGTCGCTGATTCGAAAGCCATGCAGTCCTACGACCGCGAAGACATCGAAGAACGTCACCGGCACCGCTACGAGTTCAACAACGAATATCGCAAAGCCTTTGAAGACGCTGGCATGCGTTTCACCGGCCTGAGCCCGGATGGCGGACTGGTGGAGATCGTCGAAATCGACGCGCACCCCTGGTTCCTGGCGGCGCAATTCCACCCTGAATTCAAAAGCAAGCCACTGAAATCGCATCCGCTGTTCACCGATTTCATCGAAGCAGCGATCAACCGTCGCAAACAACGCGTAACCGAAGAGATTGCCTCGGAGTCCGAGAAGCCAAACGCTTCCTGA